The Taeniopygia guttata chromosome 6, bTaeGut7.mat, whole genome shotgun sequence genome contains a region encoding:
- the LOC100231121 gene encoding uncharacterized protein codes for MMWTVFSLVLVSSFFVLKSEALQCYTCVGSSDEDCNRQGSQQCPGHADACAVIRGQASGIMKSCSFRSFCERARRDGARAPGVSVHCCYSNNCNAKSLAPRATSSSLTLLILTLLWHPFLKLT; via the exons ATGATGTGGACAGTCTTCAGCCTGGTTCTTGTCAGCTCCTTTTTTGTCCTCAAAA GTGAAGCACTGCAGTGTTACACCTGTGTAGGTTCTAGTGATGAGGACTGCAACAGACAAGGAAGTCAGCAGTGTCCAGGCCATGCAGATGCCTGTGCAGTCATTAGAGGACAAGCAA GTGGCATCATGAAGTCCTGCTCGTTCAGGTCCTTCTGCGAGCGGGCCAGGCGGGACGGAGCGCGGGCGCCCGGCGTGAGCGTGCACTGCTGCTACTCCAACAACTGCAACGCCAAGAGCCTGgcccccagggccaccagctccagcctcaccctcctcatcctcactcTGCTCTGGCACCCCTTCCTGAAGCTGAcatga